A genomic region of Candidatus Peregrinibacteria bacterium contains the following coding sequences:
- a CDS encoding penicillin-binding protein 2 gives MVRKKWRNRWRTSASSGSILFPNRIRILTAVVILVFGIIFVRLFQLQVVNGSYYQKKIQSQVSSEIEFSARRGNILVRDSKTGNLLKLALNTSLDELRVDAEETPDKHLVVELLTPIIFREEEYAACQKDPTLCPEESVIYPEPKIDEKSQELLHEDPLLPTFEEALQKKKAEIFRKINTENRYVLIKRQLSPEESKKIRDLKDKYTLEHKRDRARLFAEKKSTATAIPDYFKGIILEPKNLRYYPENELASQVLGFVNHDGTGQYGVEEKLNGILSGQKGVYTGRTDTIGRSIGLSVEDFQKAIDGSDVVLTLDRIIQKKVEDVLAERVHAYKADSGQVIVMNPKNGYILAMANYPTFNPNEFGNVYLTRRITPDDFNSIGKSIPLLKKNPEDPSEELIPATFDEYEEAWKLEYNPEFYIYENFAGPRSYLNKTVQEIYEPGSVFKPVVMSIGLDTGEVRPSSTYIENGPIQVDVGGELVPIKNGDGKYLGVQTMIQVLERSANLGMAAVAKKLGKGVMYEYLNEFGFGKETFVELAQEIPGKLNHYTKWSTAALLNTAFGQGISTTPLQVITAWSTLANGGLLPEPHIVSEIQHPDGSTQKTEPKYKSVLKADTAATLTSMLVSSVENGVARKGGVPGYKVAGKTGTSQIAGADGNYEDTSHDGSTITSFAGYAPADDPKFVILVKFDRPRIGPSTWGENTAAPTFKLIAEFLLDYYEVAPEK, from the coding sequence AGTAATTCTCGTTTTTGGAATTATCTTTGTGAGATTATTTCAGCTTCAAGTCGTCAATGGATCATATTACCAAAAGAAAATTCAATCGCAAGTTTCTTCTGAGATTGAATTTTCCGCTCGCAGAGGAAATATTCTTGTAAGAGATTCTAAAACAGGGAATCTCCTCAAATTGGCGCTTAACACTTCTCTTGATGAACTCCGGGTGGATGCAGAGGAAACTCCTGATAAGCATTTAGTGGTCGAACTTCTCACCCCTATTATTTTCCGTGAAGAAGAATATGCAGCATGCCAAAAAGATCCAACTTTATGCCCCGAGGAAAGCGTGATTTATCCCGAACCAAAAATTGATGAAAAGAGTCAGGAACTTCTTCATGAGGATCCGCTTCTCCCGACTTTTGAGGAAGCTCTTCAGAAAAAAAAAGCTGAGATTTTTCGGAAAATTAATACTGAAAACAGGTATGTACTTATAAAAAGGCAACTTTCTCCTGAAGAATCAAAAAAAATACGAGATCTCAAGGATAAATATACACTGGAGCATAAACGCGATCGAGCCCGTCTTTTTGCTGAAAAAAAATCAACGGCTACGGCAATTCCTGATTACTTTAAAGGAATAATTTTGGAACCAAAAAATTTGCGTTATTATCCGGAGAACGAACTTGCCTCGCAGGTTTTGGGATTTGTAAATCATGACGGCACTGGTCAGTATGGAGTAGAAGAAAAACTTAATGGGATTCTTTCTGGTCAAAAGGGGGTCTACACCGGGAGAACTGATACCATAGGAAGATCTATTGGTCTCTCTGTTGAAGATTTTCAGAAAGCCATTGACGGAAGTGATGTTGTTCTCACTCTTGATCGCATTATTCAAAAAAAGGTGGAGGATGTTTTGGCAGAGCGAGTTCACGCATATAAAGCTGATTCCGGACAAGTGATCGTCATGAATCCAAAAAACGGATATATTCTGGCGATGGCAAATTATCCGACATTTAATCCGAATGAATTTGGAAATGTTTATCTCACACGGAGAATAACTCCCGATGATTTTAATTCCATTGGCAAATCTATTCCACTTCTGAAAAAAAATCCTGAGGATCCGAGTGAAGAACTTATCCCTGCAACATTTGATGAATATGAAGAAGCCTGGAAACTTGAATACAATCCTGAATTTTATATTTATGAAAATTTCGCAGGACCTCGCTCATATTTGAATAAAACTGTTCAGGAAATATATGAACCGGGATCAGTATTTAAACCAGTCGTCATGTCTATTGGACTCGATACCGGTGAAGTTCGCCCTTCTTCAACATACATTGAGAACGGACCAATTCAAGTCGATGTTGGAGGAGAACTCGTGCCAATTAAAAATGGAGACGGGAAATATTTGGGTGTGCAGACCATGATACAAGTCCTCGAACGATCAGCAAATTTAGGAATGGCGGCTGTAGCGAAAAAACTCGGAAAAGGAGTGATGTATGAATATCTGAATGAATTTGGATTTGGAAAAGAAACATTTGTAGAATTGGCGCAAGAAATTCCTGGAAAACTAAATCATTACACAAAGTGGTCAACTGCCGCACTTTTAAATACCGCGTTTGGACAGGGAATTTCAACAACGCCGCTTCAGGTTATTACTGCATGGTCTACACTTGCAAATGGAGGACTCCTTCCGGAACCTCATATTGTTTCGGAAATCCAACATCCGGATGGCAGTACTCAAAAAACTGAACCAAAATACAAAAGCGTGCTGAAGGCTGATACTGCTGCAACTCTTACATCAATGCTTGTTTCTTCAGTGGAAAATGGCGTAGCCAGAAAGGGTGGAGTTCCCGGATATAAAGTTGCCGGAAAAACTGGAACATCACAAATTGCGGGAGCTGACGGGAATTATGAAGATACATCCCACGATGGTTCTACTATTACGAGCTTTGCAGGATATGCTCCAGCAGACGATCCAAAATTCGTTATTCTGGTGAAATTTGATCGTCCCAGAATCGGTCCAAGTACTTGGGGAGAAAACACTGCGGCACCAACTTTTAAACTCATTGCAGAATTTCTCCTCGACTATTACGAAGTGGCTCCGGAAAAGTAA